Proteins from one Mycoplasma sp. Pen4 genomic window:
- the proS gene encoding proline--tRNA ligase produces MKKELDKITPLEQDFAQWYTDVVQNGKLMMYGPSKGSMILLPNAFGIWELIQEQLNKMFKEKGVQNVNLPLLIPEALFNKEREHIAGFNPELATVTRVGDKELDEKLYVRPTSEVLFAYLYKNVINSYKDLPLIYNQWVNVVRWEKTTRPFLRSREFLWQEGHTVHSDPKEARQLTKEMIKLYAKFLRKYLAIPTIVGKKTPNEKFAGACTTYTIEAMMKDGLALQAGTSHYLAQNFSKPYDITFKNENNELEYVYQTSWGVTTRLIGALIMTHGDNRGIIIPPFVAPVQIDIIELFANKEPKVHEIASELEKTLGRKFRVRLDASDKNPGFKASNSEIQGVPIRIEIGPRDAQNGTVTIVRRDTLEKEVIALDTVKKYVGELLQTIHDNLLSQAEERLNANKIMATDYEDFKKLIAQNKFVIAPFCCGEKAEKFIKEETGATARCVPLTFTKPNKSDGCFFPKCDNKDTNRYVIFAKAY; encoded by the coding sequence ATGAAAAAGGAACTAGATAAAATTACTCCATTAGAACAAGATTTTGCACAATGGTATACAGATGTTGTTCAAAATGGAAAATTAATGATGTATGGACCTTCAAAAGGTTCGATGATATTACTTCCAAATGCTTTCGGAATTTGAGAATTAATCCAAGAACAATTAAATAAAATGTTCAAGGAAAAAGGTGTACAAAACGTTAACTTACCTTTACTAATTCCAGAAGCGTTATTTAACAAAGAAAGGGAACATATTGCGGGCTTTAACCCAGAGTTAGCCACAGTTACAAGAGTAGGAGATAAAGAATTAGATGAAAAACTTTATGTACGTCCTACTTCTGAAGTTTTATTCGCTTATCTATATAAAAACGTAATCAATTCTTACAAAGACTTGCCACTTATTTACAACCAATGAGTAAACGTTGTTCGTTGAGAGAAAACTACTAGACCATTTTTACGTTCAAGAGAATTTTTATGACAAGAAGGTCACACAGTTCACTCTGATCCAAAAGAAGCAAGACAACTTACTAAAGAAATGATTAAACTTTATGCTAAATTCTTACGTAAATATTTAGCTATCCCAACAATAGTTGGTAAGAAAACACCAAACGAAAAATTTGCTGGTGCATGTACTACATATACAATTGAAGCAATGATGAAAGATGGTTTAGCCTTACAAGCAGGTACAAGTCACTACTTAGCTCAAAACTTTTCTAAACCATATGATATTACATTCAAAAATGAAAATAATGAACTTGAATATGTATATCAAACATCGTGAGGTGTAACAACAAGATTAATTGGTGCATTAATTATGACACATGGTGATAATAGAGGTATTATTATTCCACCATTTGTAGCACCTGTTCAAATAGACATTATCGAATTATTTGCAAATAAAGAACCTAAAGTTCATGAAATTGCTTCTGAATTAGAAAAAACATTAGGTCGTAAATTTAGAGTAAGACTTGATGCAAGCGATAAAAACCCTGGTTTCAAAGCTTCAAACTCAGAAATTCAAGGTGTACCAATTAGAATTGAAATTGGTCCACGTGATGCACAAAACGGAACTGTTACAATCGTACGTCGTGATACTTTAGAAAAAGAAGTTATCGCTTTAGACACAGTTAAAAAATATGTTGGTGAATTATTACAAACAATTCATGACAACTTATTATCTCAAGCTGAAGAAAGATTAAACGCAAATAAAATAATGGCTACCGATTATGAAGACTTTAAAAAATTAATCGCACAAAACAAATTTGTTATCGCTCCATTCTGTTGTGGTGAAAAGGCAGAAAAATTCATTAAAGAAGAAACAGGAGCAACTGCTAGATGTGTTCCTTTAACATTTACAAAACCAAATAAATCTGATGGTTGTTTCTTCCCTAAATGTGATAACAAAGACACAAATCGTTATGTAATTTTTGCAAAAGCATACTAA
- a CDS encoding ribulose-phosphate 3-epimerase, translating to MNKYVTPSLLNVDADKRLDLANTLVENGIKWIHYDVMDGKFVPNTAIQVDEIANINANGAKHIKDAHLMVVNPYDYVQEVKDIVDIITFHFEAIENDLDKFDEFLTNNYHELKIGLAIKPDTQVETIKPFLDRLALVLVMSVEPGKGGQKFMPMALDKIAKLKELRVQNQYDYLIQVDGGINQTTGPECFEAGADACVAGTYIVVEPTKERIATVLGKFAK from the coding sequence ATGAACAAATACGTTACACCAAGTTTATTAAACGTTGACGCTGATAAAAGATTAGATTTGGCTAATACTTTAGTTGAAAATGGTATTAAATGAATCCACTATGATGTTATGGATGGTAAATTTGTACCAAACACAGCTATTCAAGTTGATGAAATTGCAAACATTAATGCAAATGGTGCAAAACACATTAAAGATGCACACTTAATGGTCGTGAACCCTTACGACTATGTGCAAGAAGTAAAAGATATTGTTGATATCATTACATTCCATTTTGAAGCAATTGAAAATGACTTAGATAAATTTGATGAATTCTTAACAAATAACTACCACGAATTAAAAATTGGTTTAGCTATTAAACCAGACACACAAGTAGAAACAATTAAACCATTTTTAGACAGATTAGCACTTGTATTAGTAATGTCTGTTGAACCAGGTAAAGGTGGTCAAAAATTCATGCCAATGGCATTAGATAAAATTGCTAAATTAAAAGAATTAAGAGTTCAAAATCAATATGATTACTTAATTCAAGTTGATGGTGGAATTAATCAAACAACTGGACCTGAATGTTTTGAAGCAGGTGCTGATGCATGTGTTGCTGGAACATATATAGTTGTTGAACCAACAAAAGAAAGAATTGCAACAGTTTTAGGTAAATTTGCTAAATAA
- a CDS encoding ATP-binding protein yields MLNDENNPYYKYIWFGKNKLLDENINPYDFEFNQMWEWNKEISIFASNQRKWKEYSEKLKEIFFKITKEDLEKVVNAHREYNEPLINYDILIVDICSHTGTNMHLNVAYNESVNDNKKHLYNRGLLQNILSANKNHNPKIYKVYGEPKDFDSYIEDYKKHVGTFLPHNGETNISLSDSQKEAILVTSQMEKEVLAISGPPGTGKTTLLKSIIANEIVSSIINNDKPKPPFIVCTSTNNEAVKNIIRSLKLSDNNGWQKKFILNSTNELGINLFKNTFAFYFASAEYLPENDPILEIAQTFEESGIIPSVLFELNQKLNADEVEKIEKNIREYLMNIGYSQKDINFGRGKDLQNLIKNVMINLIDLMNKIFDLLKNINKFNDFNVLNDEMNKISLKLKKIDSLDINKKSIKDFKFSKIKSMFSKKYRLHKIEEFNKILSNDAKLKGVDIAYIKHSNSIKKNLSNWFDFFTYEKEKYLNEFKNKSFKKEKIKEELIELEKIINYVEEHWYNYGKLKEEISKLRYIDFDTQNKVNIVKNIDKVLDYSIRNECFWLGVHYYELGFIRELKYFNEYVLGSDASKYDWQNETKRTKIIELLCHLFPVFTTTCHKLPKLFKIKKKNGTYYMKKNADLLIVDEAGQISNNIGLLSFAFADKAVVVGDEKQISPVYDIDNEYEEKIFELLRPLSEFDNDFYTLSKNNIMSLAKNVSNYSFDENEKGMMLREHRRCVNEIIEICNELCYEGKLKAFRGDFNTKCKNNPINYALKFIDRGNSNAEKKKQSKINTFEAYAISEWIKNNMQNFNDIKEELCIITPFKEQEKLIKKKLENIVGSNALNIGTVHKFQGGEKKIVIFSTVYGPNDKGAFLKTNIDLINVAISRAKDTFIVFGSREFMEKQNPNSPLGIIYKHIIEYENNHK; encoded by the coding sequence ATGCTTAATGACGAAAATAACCCATATTATAAATATATTTGGTTCGGTAAAAATAAATTGTTAGATGAAAATATTAATCCATATGATTTTGAGTTTAATCAAATGTGGGAATGAAATAAAGAAATAAGTATTTTTGCTAGTAATCAGAGAAAATGAAAGGAATACAGCGAAAAACTAAAAGAAATATTTTTCAAGATAACTAAAGAAGATTTAGAAAAAGTTGTTAATGCACATAGAGAATATAACGAGCCATTAATTAACTATGACATTTTGATTGTTGATATTTGTTCGCATACTGGAACGAATATGCATTTAAATGTTGCATACAATGAAAGTGTGAATGACAATAAGAAACACCTATACAATAGAGGTTTACTTCAAAATATTTTATCTGCCAATAAAAATCATAACCCCAAAATATATAAAGTATATGGTGAGCCGAAAGATTTTGATAGTTATATTGAGGATTACAAAAAACACGTAGGAACTTTTCTGCCACATAATGGAGAAACAAATATAAGTCTTTCCGACTCACAAAAAGAAGCAATTTTAGTAACTTCGCAAATGGAAAAAGAAGTTCTCGCAATTAGTGGGCCGCCAGGAACTGGAAAAACAACTCTTCTGAAATCAATTATTGCCAATGAGATTGTTAGTTCAATTATCAATAATGATAAACCAAAACCTCCTTTTATCGTTTGTACTTCCACAAACAATGAGGCTGTAAAAAATATCATCAGGTCCTTAAAATTAAGTGATAACAATGGATGACAAAAGAAATTTATTTTAAATAGCACAAATGAGTTGGGAATTAATTTATTCAAGAATACTTTTGCGTTTTATTTTGCATCAGCTGAATATTTACCAGAAAATGATCCAATACTCGAAATTGCCCAAACATTTGAAGAATCAGGCATAATACCTAGTGTTTTATTTGAGTTAAATCAAAAATTAAATGCAGATGAAGTTGAAAAAATAGAAAAAAATATACGAGAATATCTAATGAATATCGGTTATAGTCAAAAGGATATTAATTTTGGTAGGGGTAAAGACTTACAAAATCTCATAAAAAATGTAATGATCAATTTAATAGATTTAATGAACAAAATATTTGACTTACTAAAAAATATTAATAAATTCAACGATTTCAATGTTCTGAATGATGAGATGAATAAAATTTCTCTAAAACTCAAAAAGATCGATTCACTTGATATTAATAAAAAAAGTATTAAAGATTTTAAATTCTCTAAAATCAAATCAATGTTTTCAAAAAAATATAGATTACATAAAATAGAAGAATTTAACAAAATATTATCTAATGATGCAAAATTAAAGGGTGTTGATATTGCATATATTAAACACTCTAATTCTATTAAGAAAAATCTTTCGAATTGATTTGATTTCTTTACCTATGAAAAAGAAAAATATTTAAATGAGTTTAAAAATAAATCATTTAAAAAAGAAAAGATAAAAGAAGAATTAATTGAATTAGAAAAAATAATTAACTATGTAGAAGAACATTGATATAACTACGGAAAATTAAAAGAAGAAATTAGCAAATTGCGTTATATAGACTTTGATACTCAAAACAAAGTTAATATTGTGAAAAATATTGATAAGGTTCTTGATTATTCAATTAGAAACGAATGTTTTTGACTTGGTGTTCATTATTATGAATTAGGTTTTATTAGGGAACTAAAATATTTTAACGAATATGTTTTAGGTAGCGATGCAAGTAAATATGATTGACAAAATGAAACAAAAAGAACTAAAATAATAGAATTATTGTGTCATTTATTTCCAGTATTCACTACAACATGCCATAAATTACCGAAACTTTTTAAAATTAAGAAAAAGAATGGTACATATTACATGAAAAAGAATGCTGATCTATTAATAGTAGACGAAGCAGGTCAAATTTCTAATAATATTGGATTACTATCATTTGCTTTTGCTGATAAAGCAGTTGTGGTTGGTGATGAAAAACAAATATCGCCCGTTTATGATATTGATAATGAATATGAGGAAAAAATATTCGAATTGCTCAGACCTCTTTCTGAATTCGATAATGATTTTTACACATTAAGCAAGAACAACATAATGTCTCTTGCTAAGAATGTAAGTAATTATTCTTTTGATGAAAATGAAAAAGGAATGATGTTACGTGAACACAGACGTTGTGTTAACGAAATCATCGAGATTTGTAATGAATTATGTTATGAGGGTAAATTAAAAGCATTTAGAGGCGATTTTAATACTAAATGTAAGAATAATCCTATCAATTATGCTTTAAAGTTTATTGATAGAGGAAACTCTAATGCCGAAAAGAAAAAACAAAGTAAAATAAATACTTTCGAAGCTTATGCTATTTCAGAATGAATTAAAAATAACATGCAAAATTTCAATGATATTAAAGAAGAATTGTGCATAATCACACCTTTTAAAGAGCAAGAGAAACTTATTAAGAAAAAATTAGAAAACATCGTCGGATCAAATGCATTAAATATAGGAACGGTACATAAATTTCAAGGTGGTGAGAAAAAAATAGTTATTTTCAGTACTGTTTATGGACCTAATGACAAAGGGGCATTTTTAAAAACTAATATTGATTTAATAAATGTCGCAATTAGTAGAGCAAAGGATACTTTTATTGTTTTTGGTTCAAGAGAATTTATGGAAAAACAAAATCCTAATAGTCCATTAGGAATAATTTATAAACATATTATTGAATATGAAAATAATCACAAATAA
- a CDS encoding MHO_1580 family protein: MLTFSPAIVDNVRIVNERKIKVNTIYQLPSSSEISSNTKKPDFYLAIDRIATAGLVDITFGLFSQPLYKYSEYKNNPPIAVDGVTNVNEYLSHNYRNIIPAKCYIFVNRELVYTYHKVYFDGIMHARIPFNDLKLSFNKLNNIVIKFQFDTPGNEQPPIKLYKEYQVVFAEPEKEFLSLKTEGYSTQIKVPYSYRFTFYSDKTYKKEVYNTNIYFRFPQINNFNYNQKLLDITYKNDYKVQKAPIEIRHTEYPPLKVQEAFLEPFIEKEKLSAELIDKHYSSNVYINNDVDMVSKTAAVYLNDYLTTNEKEISISKSSATNSQKSLKIPFKYNGEFNLGFKFVSPYFDLMLSKSYKVEGSSKNFNSKNKTLQIIEKNQNEFNYENLRFMIKLNTALDFLKKSEFDFLDYAVDLNYGLRNKEEEN, translated from the coding sequence ATGCTAACTTTTTCTCCGGCCATAGTTGATAATGTACGTATTGTAAATGAACGGAAAATCAAAGTAAATACAATCTATCAACTTCCATCAAGCAGTGAAATTTCTAGCAATACTAAAAAACCTGATTTCTATTTAGCTATTGATAGAATTGCAACTGCTGGTTTGGTAGATATAACCTTTGGTTTATTCTCACAACCACTTTATAAATATTCTGAATACAAAAATAATCCACCTATTGCAGTGGATGGCGTCACTAATGTAAATGAATATTTATCGCATAACTATAGAAATATAATTCCTGCTAAATGCTACATATTTGTGAATAGAGAATTAGTTTATACCTATCACAAAGTGTATTTCGATGGCATTATGCATGCTAGAATTCCGTTTAATGATTTAAAACTATCATTTAATAAACTTAATAACATTGTTATTAAATTTCAATTTGATACTCCTGGTAACGAACAACCTCCGATAAAGCTTTACAAAGAATATCAGGTTGTTTTTGCTGAACCCGAAAAAGAATTCCTATCACTTAAAACAGAGGGTTACAGTACACAAATTAAAGTTCCATATTCATATCGTTTTACATTCTATTCGGATAAAACATATAAAAAAGAAGTTTATAACACAAATATTTACTTCAGATTCCCACAGATTAATAATTTTAACTATAATCAAAAATTATTAGATATAACCTATAAAAATGATTACAAAGTGCAAAAGGCACCGATAGAGATTAGACACACTGAATACCCACCTCTTAAGGTGCAAGAAGCATTTTTAGAACCATTCATTGAGAAAGAAAAGCTTTCTGCTGAATTAATAGATAAACATTATTCATCTAATGTTTACATAAATAATGATGTAGATATGGTTTCGAAAACTGCTGCAGTTTACTTAAACGACTACTTAACAACTAATGAGAAAGAAATCTCGATTTCAAAAAGCTCAGCTACAAATTCTCAAAAATCATTAAAAATTCCATTTAAATATAACGGTGAATTTAATCTTGGTTTCAAATTTGTTTCACCCTATTTTGATTTGATGTTGTCTAAATCGTATAAAGTTGAAGGAAGTTCTAAAAACTTCAACTCAAAGAATAAGACACTGCAAATAATAGAGAAAAATCAAAATGAATTTAACTATGAAAATCTACGTTTTATGATTAAACTTAATACTGCGCTTGACTTCCTTAAGAAATCAGAATTCGACTTTTTAGACTATGCTGTAGATTTAAACTATGGTCTCAGAAACAAAGAAGAAGAAAATTAA
- the tig gene encoding trigger factor, translating to MQKIKHTVNNEKAELTVSYLVEKEVFDKKLEENLEALAKNVKIKGYRAGTAPIEKRKQAVNPDKLFEVTARYFNDIHSKDIFEYIKNEKIEISSYPFVSFDLKEEGFMIEFKFIIQPKFDEADMSKFTYEYKDIKATEKDIEDAIKELETNLSTELEIKEGTTLEGDKVIIDFKGFIDDEAFEGGEAKGYALTLGSKTFINGFEDQLVNKEIGWEGDVVVTFPQDYFVKEYRGKEAVFQVKINSVRRANPVKLTDEVIKGFNDPKISSVEEFKATLAENIKVRKFIENNVEFYTSVVDQLIENANPVVHEKLLEPFKAESKKQFENSLKQYGIKKQEYLHLIKSTEDDLDKEFEKEALKQVLKMEAHKFLTRTFKVEATEDQIKTFTDEFVKFGFGANEAANFVNSSLRMSLILAKFKPELAEKLEKDFVELTQSKEEK from the coding sequence ATGCAAAAAATTAAACACACAGTAAACAATGAAAAAGCTGAATTAACAGTTAGCTACTTAGTTGAAAAGGAAGTTTTTGATAAAAAACTTGAAGAAAACTTAGAAGCACTTGCTAAAAATGTAAAAATCAAAGGTTACAGAGCTGGTACAGCACCAATCGAAAAACGTAAACAAGCTGTAAACCCAGATAAATTATTTGAAGTAACAGCAAGATACTTTAACGATATTCACTCAAAAGATATTTTTGAATACATTAAAAACGAAAAAATCGAAATTAGTTCATACCCATTTGTATCATTCGACTTGAAAGAAGAAGGTTTCATGATTGAATTCAAATTCATCATTCAACCTAAATTTGATGAAGCAGATATGTCAAAATTCACATACGAATATAAAGACATTAAAGCAACAGAAAAAGATATCGAAGATGCTATTAAAGAACTTGAAACAAACCTTTCTACTGAATTAGAAATCAAAGAAGGAACAACATTAGAAGGAGATAAAGTAATTATCGACTTTAAAGGTTTCATTGATGATGAAGCATTCGAAGGTGGGGAAGCAAAAGGATACGCTTTAACATTAGGATCTAAAACATTTATTAATGGTTTTGAAGATCAATTAGTTAACAAAGAAATTGGTTGAGAAGGTGACGTGGTTGTTACATTCCCACAAGATTACTTTGTAAAAGAATACAGAGGAAAAGAAGCAGTATTCCAAGTTAAAATCAACTCAGTAAGAAGAGCAAACCCTGTTAAATTAACTGATGAAGTTATTAAAGGATTTAATGATCCAAAAATTTCTTCAGTTGAAGAATTTAAAGCAACACTTGCTGAAAACATTAAAGTTAGAAAATTCATTGAAAACAATGTTGAATTCTACACATCAGTTGTTGATCAATTAATCGAAAACGCTAATCCAGTTGTTCATGAAAAATTACTTGAACCATTCAAAGCAGAAAGCAAAAAACAATTCGAAAACTCATTAAAACAATATGGTATTAAAAAACAAGAATACTTACACTTAATCAAATCAACAGAAGATGATTTAGATAAAGAATTCGAAAAAGAAGCTTTAAAACAAGTATTAAAAATGGAAGCTCACAAATTCTTAACACGTACATTCAAAGTTGAAGCAACAGAAGATCAAATTAAAACATTTACAGATGAATTTGTTAAATTTGGTTTTGGAGCAAATGAAGCAGCTAACTTTGTAAACTCATCATTAAGAATGTCATTAATCCTTGCTAAATTCAAACCAGAATTAGCTGAAAAATTAGAAAAAGATTTTGTTGAACTTACACAATCAAAAGAAGAAAAATAA
- a CDS encoding NAD(P)H-dependent glycerol-3-phosphate dehydrogenase translates to MNNNQKTWGVLGTGAFGSALANVLTKNGHEVLMYGIAQDEIDDINSGCNRKFFNETKFANEHLISATNNLETFLNKVNTVILAVPSIAVEPLLKQVCQILGDRQIDLVNLSKGLEPKTKEFFSKYINSNFGKNISNFASIMGPSFAIEVFNQKLTMVNIVGRNLEFNQSIAKDLNNEFFYVKPYSDISGAELFSALKNVLAIGMGICSILYPGQNSHAGLLTLGTSEIYQVYKSIYPEGECTIGYHFSSIGDIFLTCSSTTSRNFTFGTQIAKLGIDQALKEQKLTIEGYDTAKTLVKLINEFNIQDIPFLRNITEILFDHKDHNLILDMFKKSI, encoded by the coding sequence ATGAATAACAATCAGAAAACATGGGGTGTTCTTGGTACAGGAGCATTCGGGAGCGCATTAGCTAATGTACTTACAAAAAACGGACATGAAGTTTTAATGTATGGAATCGCACAAGATGAAATAGATGATATTAACTCAGGATGCAATAGAAAATTCTTTAATGAAACCAAATTTGCAAACGAGCATTTAATTAGTGCAACAAATAACTTAGAAACTTTCTTAAATAAAGTAAATACTGTTATTTTAGCAGTTCCATCTATAGCTGTAGAACCATTATTAAAACAAGTTTGTCAAATATTAGGAGATAGACAAATTGATTTAGTTAATTTATCTAAAGGTTTAGAACCAAAAACTAAAGAATTCTTTTCTAAATATATTAATTCTAATTTTGGTAAAAACATTTCAAATTTTGCTTCAATTATGGGACCGTCATTCGCTATTGAAGTATTTAATCAAAAATTAACAATGGTTAATATTGTGGGTAGAAACTTAGAATTTAATCAATCAATTGCAAAAGACTTAAATAATGAGTTTTTCTACGTTAAACCATATAGCGATATTTCCGGAGCAGAATTATTCTCAGCTTTAAAAAATGTTTTAGCAATTGGAATGGGTATTTGTTCTATATTATATCCAGGACAAAATTCACATGCTGGACTTTTAACACTTGGAACAAGTGAAATATATCAAGTTTATAAATCTATTTATCCAGAAGGTGAATGTACAATTGGTTACCATTTTTCATCAATTGGAGATATTTTCTTAACTTGTTCATCAACTACAAGTAGAAACTTTACATTTGGTACACAGATTGCCAAATTAGGTATAGATCAAGCATTAAAAGAGCAAAAATTAACAATTGAAGGTTATGACACTGCTAAAACTTTAGTTAAATTAATTAACGAATTCAACATCCAAGACATACCATTTTTAAGAAACATAACTGAGATTCTTTTCGATCATAAAGATCACAATTTGATTTTAGATATGTTTAAAAAATCAATATAA
- a CDS encoding MG284/MPN403 family protein, producing the protein MKVNKDEDEELFERQKEVLDKIFELEKKYKNLLKNQTMMLLAKSSKTGNSSLLEQVEMIQDRINGKGSLIYLALAMMSVENSWMLTHLYLDEASQLDKKWYEKYFSKTTFYKRKKEAIREFINIYFNCPI; encoded by the coding sequence TTGAAAGTTAATAAGGATGAAGATGAAGAACTTTTTGAAAGACAAAAAGAAGTGTTAGACAAAATATTTGAACTTGAAAAAAAGTACAAAAATTTGTTAAAGAATCAAACGATGATGTTGCTAGCTAAATCGTCCAAAACGGGCAATTCTTCCTTATTAGAACAAGTAGAAATGATCCAAGACCGAATAAATGGAAAGGGCTCGCTTATTTATTTAGCCCTCGCGATGATGAGTGTAGAAAACTCTTGAATGCTTACGCATCTTTATCTAGACGAAGCATCACAACTCGATAAAAAATGATATGAAAAATACTTCTCTAAAACCACTTTTTACAAAAGAAAAAAGGAAGCAATACGAGAATTTATTAATATATATTTTAACTGTCCAATCTAG
- the rplO gene encoding 50S ribosomal protein L15, which yields MKLHTLSYAEGSRPEKHRKGRGHAAGKGKQAGKGQSGQNKRKGHRLGFEGGQTPWFRRIGKRGFTNVNHIEYQVVNLKDIEARFNAGDTITFENLFDSGLIKKTTPVKLLGNGTLTKNVTIYVHKASATAKAAVEAAGGQVVEL from the coding sequence ATTAAATTACACACATTATCATACGCAGAAGGTTCAAGACCAGAAAAACACCGTAAAGGTCGTGGACACGCAGCAGGTAAAGGAAAACAAGCAGGTAAGGGACAATCAGGTCAAAACAAACGTAAAGGACACAGATTAGGATTCGAAGGGGGACAAACTCCTTGATTCCGTAGAATTGGTAAACGTGGATTTACAAATGTAAACCACATCGAATACCAAGTTGTTAACTTAAAAGATATCGAAGCTCGTTTCAATGCTGGAGACACAATTACTTTTGAAAACTTATTTGATTCAGGTCTTATTAAGAAAACTACACCAGTTAAACTTTTAGGAAACGGAACACTTACAAAAAATGTTACTATTTACGTACACAAAGCATCTGCAACAGCTAAAGCAGCAGTTGAAGCAGCTGGTGGACAAGTAGTAGAATTATAA
- a CDS encoding phosphopantetheine-binding protein, producing MNNNQETILNELKKISKKKNLSLDDKVRELGIDSLDMAELLFEAEEKFGVTISDEQLTSINTISDVLEIFK from the coding sequence ATGAATAATAATCAAGAAACAATCTTAAACGAATTAAAAAAGATTTCTAAAAAGAAAAACTTAAGTCTTGATGATAAGGTCAGAGAGCTTGGAATTGACTCGCTAGATATGGCAGAGCTATTATTCGAAGCCGAAGAAAAATTCGGTGTCACAATTTCAGATGAACAACTTACATCAATTAATACAATTTCAGACGTTTTAGAAATTTTTAAATAA
- the rpsE gene encoding 30S ribosomal protein S5 produces MEKQQEKVTVTGTQEVTAKKAVRTVRKPHDKSDNNNRPRRNGGPRRSRNQKFESEYSEKVVDIARVTKVVKGGRRFSFSAFVVVGNKKGSVGFGHGKANEVPDAIKKAIKDAQNNLVNVPLVNGTIPHEIKAKFLASRVLLKPAPKGKGLIASGTVRAVVELAGYTDIVTKTYGSRSKANVVKATVKALQQLRTVEEIADIRDKQVKDFE; encoded by the coding sequence ATGGAAAAACAACAAGAAAAAGTTACTGTAACAGGTACACAAGAAGTTACAGCTAAAAAAGCTGTTAGAACAGTTAGAAAACCTCACGATAAATCAGATAACAACAACCGTCCAAGACGTAATGGTGGTCCAAGAAGATCACGTAACCAAAAATTTGAATCTGAATACTCAGAAAAAGTTGTTGACATTGCACGTGTTACAAAAGTTGTTAAAGGTGGAAGAAGATTTAGTTTCTCAGCATTCGTTGTTGTAGGAAACAAAAAAGGTAGCGTTGGATTTGGACACGGTAAAGCAAACGAAGTTCCAGATGCAATTAAAAAAGCTATTAAAGACGCTCAAAACAACCTTGTTAACGTACCGCTTGTAAATGGAACAATCCCTCACGAAATCAAAGCTAAATTCCTTGCATCACGTGTATTATTAAAACCAGCTCCAAAAGGAAAAGGACTTATCGCTTCTGGTACAGTTCGTGCCGTTGTTGAATTAGCAGGTTACACCGACATTGTTACAAAAACATACGGATCACGTTCAAAAGCTAACGTTGTTAAAGCAACAGTTAAAGCTTTACAACAACTTAGAACAGTTGAAGAAATCGCTGACATCAGAGATAAACAAGTAAAGGACTTTGAATAA
- a CDS encoding MHO_1590 family protein translates to MVSETKKKKIKLLAIIASIIILCFSTFFLVSNTLSIQKSDNTTIIEREKLPSEKIKPKNDDIPKKIGTVFPILDHSYFEQFVKKDSSERKYLDDDIIKEILKDIVRRLKSYEGNLLFDYNKINDQHYILYMRYVNGANSEEKNYEIFLE, encoded by the coding sequence ATGGTCTCAGAAACAAAGAAGAAGAAAATTAAACTTCTTGCGATAATTGCTTCTATTATCATTCTATGCTTTAGTACATTTTTCTTGGTAAGTAATACTTTAAGCATACAAAAATCAGATAACACCACTATTATTGAACGTGAAAAACTACCAAGTGAAAAAATTAAACCTAAAAATGACGATATTCCTAAAAAGATTGGAACAGTATTTCCTATTCTTGATCATTCCTATTTTGAGCAATTTGTCAAGAAAGATTCATCTGAAAGAAAATATCTAGATGATGACATAATAAAAGAAATTCTTAAGGACATTGTACGTAGATTAAAAAGTTATGAAGGCAACTTATTGTTTGACTATAACAAAATTAACGACCAGCACTATATTTTGTACATGAGATATGTAAATGGTGCTAACTCAGAAGAGAAAAATTATGAGATTTTTCTTGAATAA